The Triticum urartu cultivar G1812 chromosome 5, Tu2.1, whole genome shotgun sequence genome contains the following window.
AATGCTACTCCATATCCCTAGTCAAATATACTCGTTCATAGAATTATCTATGCACAATGTCCGCAGGCATCATGCTCATCTGACCGAACTACAGCCAAATATACTCGTTCACAGAATGGATTTGCACAAGACAGGACTCAAAATTAGAGATAGGAGCAACACAAGAAGAAAACGAGATTTACCTGTGTCCTGTCCTGTGTAGGTGATGTTGATTCCACGAACTGCAGCCCGACGACTTTCTTGAGGACGGAAGTGACGACCCGAGCTGGAGCCAAAGATTGCAGTCCCTCTCCCCCCCTCCAAGCATCCCCGTCCCCCTTCTTCCTCTCCAAGGGCATATCAAATCCATGACGCTCTAGCTGCGGTCCCCGACGTCCTTCATCTCGCTCCCTCGACCCCTCCTCCAAGCTCATCCACAAGCCCGAGGCGCCGCCCTCTTGTGTAGTCGCCCCGTGCTGGCTCGCCAACCTCCGCGCAACTTGGTGGCGACGCTGGTCCGCCGTCCGCATGACGCCGATTTAGGCGCCAGTTCTGGCCAAACTGCAGCACGGCTAAGTCCGGCAAGCGCACATGGGCCGCGCCCAGCCAAGCGACGCAGGTCTGGCCGACCCCGATGGGGGGCTCCGGTGCCGGCCAAGCTGCTGCACGGCCAGGTCCGGCAAGCGCACGCGCACGCGGTCGGCGACCAGCCGAGCGGGGACGGGATGACATATGGTAGATTGTAAGCTTTATGGGAACGGGCGGCCGAAGGAGAACGGGTCCACGAAACATCTAGGTGCACGCCGGACGGAGGTACAACAAGATCTAGGCAGCCGCAAGGACCTGGAATTTGGAGGAGCAAAAGCTTCAGCTCGAGCTCTGTTCAGAGAGAAGGGGAAAGATGTGGATAGAAGTGTATTGAAGAAGGGAATCTGTATTACGATGTGTATTTTTTTTCGTACAAATTCTGGAGCGGGGCGTGCGTGGAGCCAGGGCCGTGCGATCGGTGCGCCGCACGGATGGTCGCACGCAGCGGCCGCAGGCAAGCCGCATCCGTCCAATCTCGGTGCTGCTTCCTCCGTTTTAAAATAAGTTAACCAAAAAAACATTCATTCATGATAACATCCAAAAAAACCAAAATttacaaaaaggaaaaaaaaagagaaaacaaatTTGATATACGGTCCCAGTTCGTGGGCGTTTTCCAATACAGTGTGTCACAGCAATACCAACCCGACGCCGACGGTACCAAGTTCACACCTATCCGGCAAAATGGAAAACGATGGCAAATGCCACGAAAGAGAAGCCAATCCTATCGCTGATTCGTGCTTAAGAGCATCTTCAGCCGTTGACCTTCAAGGATGCGTTAAAAATCGCCCTCGGGACGCACCGGCGCAAAACGCGCGCCGGGGACGTGATGCCATCCAGTCACAGCGTCCATGGGATTTTTTTGAACGGCGCAAACACGGCGAGTTCATACATATTTCGGTGACTTCAAACCAAATTCGATCAAACACGGCACAAACACGTCCGCTCATACATATTTAAAGTATTTTACAAAAAGAAAAAACACACTACTAGGTCCGCCCGCCGTCTCGCTTGCCTCGCCGCTCCTTGCCGGCCGCCGCCCTTGcagttctacatgccgaggaggctgtagaaccgcgtgtagtcgccaccgccgccgtcgtcgtcgtcgccgccgcctccgtcgtggccgccgtccctgctgcaaccgtcccccggttggcgcggcgggttggacggtccggcggcgtcctcgtcgtcgtcgctgtcgaggaTCACGACGCCATCCTtgtcctcgcgcccacgcttgcgggcggcgatctccttCAGGGCCCGGGTCTGCTGGGTCATCTCAGTCCGGAGGTAGTCGTCGCGCGCCCACCGTAGGGCGTCCGCGTCGGAGAAGCcgcgccgggctatctcctcgtactccggGGGAAGACTAGGCTCCGTTTGGGCGTGACGAGGACGAGGCGCCCGGAAGCGGGGGTGGAGTCGGCGATGCGGATATCGGAGCTGCGGGTGCGCCGACTGACAGGCGTGTCCTGAGGCTCCGGCTTGACAGGCGTGTCCTGAGGCTCCGGCTTGACAGGCGTGTCCTGGGGCcccggcttgacggggcggaggcagGGAGAGCCGGTCGACCgaccggacgaggaggaggacgcctCGGGGTCCATGCGCCTCGGCGTCCACGAGCTCCCTCGGCGGCGAGAGAAGGACGGCGGGGAGGGGTACTCCAGCCTCGGCGTGTTGCCGtcctcgatgtactcgaggacggcctccagcGTGCGGCCGGGCACGCCTCACCATCGGCGCCGCCCCTCGGAgttgagcctgccggagggcacgatgccgttggtggcctcgagctgctccgcgtgacggcggcggaagtacggctcccagagcgggctgtCGAGGACGTAACGcggcccctccctcgccgcccgcggcaGAGAGGCGCGGATACACGCGATCTCCGCACGACGCGCCGCCCCGGTGGGCGGTGGTGGCACCGAGACCCCGCGGCGCTGATTCTCCACGTGCagggcacccgcatgtccggcgagaccgggtactcggcctcgaaGAGGAGCCGAGTTTCGTCCTCGtgaaggtggcggcggccgaagccgttcgccgccgcgtCGTCGCGTGGGAATCGCTCGGCCATTTCTTTGAACTGGGACggcgaggggagagggaggaaggggagagagggcgcgtcggcggtggtggagacTCTGTGCGTGCCACCGGCGCGCTGGGGTCGTCTTATATAAGCGGAGGCGGCGTGAGCACGCGTGACGGCCTTGTCTATGCGTGGCATGCGCGGGGACGCGCGTCGTCACGCCTTTACTGCGCCgtccgtgaggcatcaatggcggAGGCTGACCGACGCGGCAGCGCGCGACCGCTTTGGCATTGATCCGccgcgggaaacgaggcgatgagAACGATGAAGCGGCGAGAAGCGAGACGAGTCGCTGGTAAGGAGGGCCCGCGACTCTTTCACGCCAAAAACGATTCGCCCGGCGCCCCCCAGCGCACCGGGTTTGGGTTGGATCCGCCGGCGCCAATTTCGGTCCGAGCCGACGAAAATTGGGTCTTTGAGGATACGACTGGGTCGATTTTTTAACACCGACGATTGAAAAGTCAATTGAGGGGCTTTATCGGggacgcggctggagatgctctaagagtTGGGATAGAAACTGCTCATGCGTCACTCGGTACCCGAGTTTCAAACGGCGTGACACTGACTTTGCTGCCTGGCTACTCAAAACAATCCGGGTTAAATTGGTCATTTGTACTTGTACCAGCACGTACAAGCAACAGGATTTCTGAACCGAATGCCCCGTCGTCCTTTTACAACGACAAAGAAGAAGCGAGTGTCCTGGGCTGAGATGACACAACGGGCCGAAAATGGATCTGTGGCCCACGAGGTTTTCTTCGTTAGGGAGTTGGGCTTAGTTCAGCATTCGGTGGTAACTAGTTTTTCTTATCTACTATCACTATAAAAGAAAGATAGAGGCAGACACAAACAATCACATCCATTCATCATCAAAATTTAATGGCTCTTAATTATTCTGTGTTTAACACTACAAACCACGCATCAAGTCACAATCGATCGATCTCTAATCTGCCCCGCAGTAAAAAGGGAAAAAACCCGCCCGCACGACCTCCTTCTCCTCCCgcacgacctcctcctcctcccgcgccGTTCGCTTCGCGCAGCCGCGCCCTTCACCGCCGCCTCGCGCGCCGGAGCCACGGGAAGCCGCCGCAGGTCACCGGGAGCCTGCCCCTGCCGCGGGTCGCCGCCTCCCCAGCCGCGAGAGACCGCCCCGCCGCGGTTCGCCGCCTCCCCagccgccggagccgccccgccgcgcccTTCGACACCTCCGGAGCCGCAGCTTGGCCGCCACCACTCCGCCGCAGCTTGGGGGCAATACCGCGGGAGGGGTCGTGCCAGCGGGCGCTCCGTGATGGACGCGAGCACGGGCCGTTGTCACCGCCTGCTGCTCTCCTCTGCTGCACCAGGAATGCGAGCTAGGGTCTCCGTCGTCGTTCCTCCATGAAGCCGGGAAAGCCATCACCGCCGCAGACGGTGTGGGGCTACCCGCCAGCGCTGGTAGCTTCCAACGAGCATGTGATGTGCCTGCTCCGCAACGGTCATGCCCCGCGCTTGCTGACAAGGTAAGGATGCTTTGGACCAGGGGCTTGCAGTAGTAGATTGGCCAGAACTACATCCATGACTGCTTCGTGAACAGAACTGCCATATGTATCCCGATATGAGGCGACATTTGTTTTGTCTATCTGCGTGATGTGAGATTATTTACTCTTTTCTCAATTGGGCTTGTGCATGAATTAGTGGATGCACATGATATGCTTCTAGATGTAAGTTTAGATATTGAGTTATTCAGTTGTGTTAGGAAATCAAGCTCTGGGAGATGAGTTAGGCCCCGCTTGGATACGGTGTAAATTTATACATCCGGATTTAATCTACAGGTGTATTTTACCGGCTGCTGTGTTATTTCCTCCTAAATTGAAAACGACGGCTGGAGGTCTGTTTTGATTACAGGGGTATTTAGGAGCAAACCGACAATCCAAGCAGAGCCTTAGTGGTTGTTTTTTAGCACTTTATGAATTTAGCTACGATTTTATGATGTTGCAAAAGACAATTGAATTTTATGAAAAACATGTCTGGTATTTTGTTCGAATACAAACTAGATGCTTCGTTCTTGCATACCTTAACCCAACAATGTAAATATAAGTGTGAAGTCCTATTCATTTCTCACTATAGGTTGTGGCGCTGTACATAAGTaattttttctttcttctttcttctttgtGAGACGATTTGGAGTTAGGGAATTTTTCTACTCTCTCCGTCCCATAGCTTGAAAAATGATCTTATATTGtaggatggagggagtatgaacTAAAATTTTAGCATAGAAGTAATGCTGACTAAGCTGGTGAAATCCTTCGACTGAGATTCTCTGATTGATTCCCATGATTATATCGTCACACTTTAGGAGATGAGTTTATTTACATACATGCTTTGAGATTATATCTTTGTATTCATATTAATGGCTGGAGCACACATTTCCTTTTATTTATCAATTATATTTTTTCTATCCAAATTCAGGATTCTAATCATGTTCACGTTTTAAAATAGTTGCCAGGGAGCATGCTTATAATCTTTGTGCAGACCAGCGAATCAACAATACTGTTAGTTTTGTGTAAAGAGAAATGTAATAAAGAAGCCATAATTTTTCTGAAGGTTTCTTAGTTTAAGGAAACAACAAAATTAACCAATCTATTACCTAAGGTGAGCATGAAGACACTTTCATACGATGCCTTAGTAGTATGGAATATGTATATTCCCTTTTTGAAAGTTTTCTTAAACTAATTAGCGCCCCATTAAATTATTCTCACAGTTTACATGTTTTTATCAGGTCAAGCAGGATGATATCTCTGTTGTTCTCATGACATTTGGGATGCTTGAAACTTTATTACCTTTTGAGCGAAGAGCCGCCTTTGTTTTCAGATACTACCTGCGCAAAAAATCCCTACCAAGCGTTTGTAGAGAAGCATATGGGAGCTAAGATAGTTATGAAAAAAGAGACTTTGTTATTTATTTAGTACTGAAATCCATAACATGGATGCTAGAATCTTTTTTTTTGTATATGATTGAACAAAGTGATTTTTTTCCAGATCATAAATTGCTTGGAAAAATGTAACATTGATGCTAGAATCCCGACGAGACTATGGCTGGTGATGTAGATTATTTTGTATGCTGATGGTGCCGTGGCGGCTGCATGGCGGAGGGCTGCACGCTCGACTTTGACATCGCCGTCCGCAGTCCGCACCTGCACTCCTTTTCGGCTTTTCCCATTCCTTCTTCCTTTCCAGGAATTGGCTGAAGATGTTTTTTTGTTTTGTGTGTGCCTGTGCAGTATATGGTGGCGGGCGGGCGGAACCTCTTCGCACTGCTCCCGGAGGCGTCAAGGGCGTCAAGCCCTCTGTCGTGATCGAATCGGGCTCCCAGGTTCAGTCCCATCTTCCCTTTGCTCCCTCACTGCGCAGTTTCTCTCCTATCTGTCGAGATTTACTATTATGTCTCTCTACTGCTATTCTACTGAATTGTGTTCTTGGAGCATCAAAGCCAATTGCTTTACTGCAATGAAAACAAAAAGAATTTAATATGTTGAGTTTACCTCAATGAAAACAAAAGGAATTTAATATTGTATACGGTGTTACATGTCACAATATGTTTAGTTCCTGTTAGTTCTGTTTATTTGCATCTTCTGCTACAGTCCATGGACACATGCAACATATGCAGAACCACAAACTAGGTGCAATCTGATGTTCCCTTGGTAGAACCTTCTTTAAGAAAATAGTACCCAATGTTCGATGCTTTCCACTCTCTTTTGGTGATTATTTTGTGATTCTGTAAATAAAGGTAAACTATTTTCGGATCCCCCCTCCCGGCAGCACACTCATCATGCAGTTTAATACAGCTTCTGATATATCTTGCACGTTTGAAACTATTATATTGTATATGAATATATGAGAACGGACGTTTGGCTctcggcctccatggaggccttttttttgaaaaagaatcaaaattcaaaatttttggtttcaaaaaaaatctgaaaaaaatcaTGACCCCTTTGCAGTGTTTCTTTGGAACACTGGATTCCACTACCACGTGCAATCATTTATTAGGTAATATCTGGACCTGTACACACCCAGATTTCGGGGATTTATAATGCGAGTGAGTTATTATGTTACTTGAATTGGTGTACGTAATCTGGTTTTGTTGGGGCTTTGTTTTCAGTTATTCCAATAGGTCACGGACTTTCCACGCGCTCAGACAGCAACATTCTTTATCCAATGGGTGATGTGATTTTTTATCCATCTGAATATTGTGTTATCATTTGTTTTAATTCAAGTGATATTACACATGTAGCTTGCTGGGTATATTTTACAATAGTTACCTTTGGAAATTTCTTAGAGATTATAGATGGGACAGAGACAACATTGCAGATACGTCGCAGCTGGGCACCATGATCATTGCCCCCATACCTCCTTTTTATGTTATGAAGATATACATGTAGGTTTCCTTTTTGGTAATTTTTGGAGATCATAAATGATATTAATATTAGAGAAAAGTATATTTTTCGTCCCTCAACTCTTGGCAGAGTCTAAGATTTTGTCCCTCGACTTCGAAACCAGAAAACTTGCACCTCCAACTACTAAAACCGGACAAGGTTCATCCCTGGACACGGTTTTGACCGGTTTTTGTGCTGACTTTCGCCGGTTTTGATCGTGTTTTGACTTTTGAGTCAAATTCACGTACTTTCTTCAAGTCCGTTTATTTTTTCAGGTCCGCATACTTTCTacaaaagttcatgaatttgaaagcAGTGCACGAACTTGAAAAAAGTACACGCATTTGAGAAAAATACTTGAACTAGAAAAAAGTATGCGAATTTGGAAAATTGCGTGAACTTGATAAAGTACGTAGATTTGAAAATAGTGCGAATTTCAAAAGGATGTGTGAATTTGAAATTTTTACGCGAACATGAAAAAGTACAAATATTTAAAAAATGTACATGAATTTCAAAAGATTCACAGATTCAAAAAATATACGCGTATTTAAGTCAGCACCGGTCAAACCGGGGTGAGTTAGCACCAAAACCACTCAAAGCTGAGACCAGGGATGAACCTTGTCCGGTTTCAGTAGTTGAGGATGCAAGTTGTCCAGTTTCGAAGTTAAGGGATCAAATCTAGACTCCGCCAAGAATTGACCGGTTGTACTGCAATTTGCAAGGTTTCTTGTGTCTGTGTGTACGAACAGATCGAATCAAATTGAAGTGACTTTGATTAATTTCCTTTTCAAAGTTATTGTTGGGCCAGCTATTAACCTCTATAAAACATTTATCTTCACTTCTCTTTTGCTGCCAGGAAATCTGGTGCAAGCCCCACTACAGTTTTATATAAAGATGTTGGAGGCAGCATCGGAAGAGACAAGTCTGCGGTAAATTTCTCCTTGATACTGTAATAGTGTTATCTATAGTCttagaaaaaaaatcaacatTTACTGTTATCTGAAACGTATGTTTTCTTAGCGTTTTCTAGCATTTTCTGGTCATCAATTGACTTATCATCCTATCTTTTTGTAAACCATGGAATTTTTAAAGTTCAAAATAGCGTGTACATCAACTATTTCACTTCACAGTGATAAATGGATGGAGTGCTTGTGACACAGAAAACCTCTTTTGTGGATCTAACAACAAAAATCTGTTTTCAGTATTTCTTTGGATATGGAAACTTTTTTGGATCGTCACCTAGAAAATAAATTGGCACAAGCTTACTGACATAGAGTTGCAGGTCAGCGTGAGCTAAAAATATTTAAATTCAAAAGAATATTTCCGAGATAGTTTGCGGTTCCTATTTTTCTGGTCATGCTTTTTTGAAAATAACTTTTCGTCATGCTTGCTTTTATACGGCTTGTTGAAAATTCAATTTTACTATTAGAAGATGATAATAAATCAGATTCATACTGGAGTTCGCTTTTCTTGAACAGAAAACAGAAGGATCAGGTTGTACGTGATAGAATATATGCCTATAAAATGAAAAGGGTAATAGATTCCTAAGTACTAGAACTGTCATACCATTCCCAGGAAGTTGCTTCTTGATGTCATTCCAGAAAATAGAAGGATCAATAGAATGTTCTCGATGATCATTTTAGTTGTCCTTTTAGGTATCAACACCAAATAGCAGGGCTTCATCTTAGTACTGATCAATAGGAGCATGTTCGAACTATTGCATAAGTAAAAATAATTTTTTCACGACTTCTCTTATACTCCCAGGGAATCTTGTCCAAACTCCACATCGCTGTCACCGAACAAAGTTGGAGGTGCAATTGAAAGAGACCAGCCAGATTCTTCTTCCGGGTATTAAAAAGAAAACCTGGCTAGAGATTTCATGCCATGCCATTCCATTTATGTTTGCTTGTGTGCTTATCATATCTGATTACATGATTGACATTTATTTCATAATTAGCATATACTTCGACACATGATATGTTTTGCTTTATTTATGGACAACAAGATACGTTTACTTATTGTGATCATATAAGTGAACAAACATAGCCAACGGTTAAAGTTTATATCTACTATGTATATTTTTTTTCATTCACACATGTCTCACTGCCTTTTAAGCACTTAGAGAGAACTGGAGATTGCTCTCGTTAAATGTGAACAAGATTGATGTTCTTTTTTTTCCAAAATAGTAAATACTGTGTTCTCTTGATTGTTTTTTGATTTTTCAGCTTACCTGAATCTAAGAAGTCCGACCATCAATTACTGAGAGATTTTTGCTTCTATCATTCGTGGAACCATAGAAATGAAATACAGACTGCGCCTCAACCAATACTTCACAATCTTTTTGCCCGAAGCAAACAGTATCATTATTTATATATTCTAAattaaaatattttcacttgtgtgCTCAAGTAAAATTTTACTGCTTAAAGGAGAAGAAACCATTTTATCACTCCTACAGTTCACAGGGAGAGAGAACAAGAAAGAAAACCTTCCACCACAATCTTGTCTTCCTACTTACTTTTACTTACCAAGAAGAATCAACAATAAGGGAATCTTTTAAGGAAATGGATAAAAGATCATTTTCAGTTAGTAATGTACAACTCCCAACTTGTCTCTTTTACTTCTTTTTCTGTGCATGTGCACCCTGTTGAATGGTGTTGTACTTGTACATACTGGAATTGCAGGCAAAACAATGTGATGGATGGTTTAAAAGATTATCTGGATGAATTCATCTCCAGGGTAAAAGAAGCCAGGCAATGTGCATGACGTTTGATTGGAAATAATGTTACCTTGAAAATGTACGAGTGCTTTGTTGGCATCTGACATTGCAGAATCAAACATTGATGCATACCTTTGTAAATTCTCTTGGGGAGAAAAAGTATAATTTGCAAGTTGCAACATTGATCCCAAAATACATGGTGTTCACACATACCTATTTTATGTAGTTTGTGATAAACCAAAATGTTCAGTCTTTGAAAGTACCATCAATGACCTCTATTTATATGGAGAGTTATGAAAAAATGACATAAAACAACTTTGAACCTCTCTTGCTAGATGTAAGGGACTGAAAACATGGTTTTGGTCCTATATGATGAATGTTGCCTTGgctgtttttttgtgtgtgtcaTCTTATACTACCATCAACAACTATAAGTATATGGTAGTACGAGACATGCACACAAGGTGTTTTTGATTGGGAGTGGATGCATCTTTGAGAAGAGCATTAGCAGAGACGTACGTTGCACGTGCAAGCTTACTAGTCAGATAAAAACTCCGAGGGACGAGTGCATATACCACAACATCCCGAACACCTGCTGCATTTTAGTATCTGAAACGAAAAATGCTGAGCAATTTGTGAATTGTTTCACAATTCTCCGGTTTAGCTTCTTAGGGCCGCTGGTTGTTTGTTCCACGGTGACACGGCGTACTTATTGACAAGGGACGAGGCATCGCTTTGACGAAGGGGAGACATACAACACTCATCACTTTTCAATGTTAGCGGATTTTCGTACGGCAAGCTGCACATCACTGATTTGCTAATTGAGTACTTGCTAATTGAGTGCTTCCTctgtccgaaaatacttgtcggagaaatGGATGTATCTTGACATATTTTAGTTCTACATACATTCATTTGTATTCATTTGTATGCATTAGTGTGACAAGTAATTTCGGATGAAGGGAGTACTTTCTAACGAACCTGCATCACTATCGGCCCTGCTGCCTTCTTCATCGTCTGTTTCTGTCGCTCGATTGTTCAGATCCACCTCACCAAGCCTATGTATGCCAGCTTCTCCAATGTCATGCTCTTGTGTAAGTGGGGTGTTAACTTCTAGCAATGGCTAGCTCCCGGTGAAGGTATCATACATCTCTGGATTGGGTACATTGTGGGCTTGTGGCTGGCGGCTCGAGACTTATGGCCATCGCAGCATACCGGCGCGCGATTAAGGTCTATGTCGCAGAGGATATGACCTGACTTCACCACCGCATATATGACAAGGATCTTGATGCAAGATTCACCGACCATTCTCCCAAGAATAAGCCTCTGCCAAGGCGATCATCAAGCAGAATGACCCAATGTCTATGTCGGCGTCATATCTTCCTTCCAACCTTACTACACAATTGTACTCCACACCCAGCTCTAGTCTGGCCCAATCAACCAGTTCAGAAAAGAGTTGGCTCCTTAGGGAAACATAAGGCACGGCTACGGGTGTCCACAAAACCACACCAGTGGTATATTGAATGTTAATAGTGCCGCTATGATATAAATGCAATACATTATGGCACGCCATCCTTCATAAAAAGGGAATATAACAAATATTAACCAGTGCGCCAGATACAAGTTGTTCCTGTACCATGATAAAGGATATAAAGCTACTTCGTATGCTCTAATTAGCTAAACTTGCCCAGACGAGATATGTCATATAGAACTGATCTACAACCTCCGAACTTGATTCATATAAACCCTTACATTACAAACTAAGACGAGTACTTGGTGGTTTCGGCAGATCTGGCT
Protein-coding sequences here:
- the LOC125510634 gene encoding uncharacterized protein LOC125510634 — protein: MAEGCTLDFDIAVRIYGGGRAEPLRTAPGGVKGVKPSVVIESGSQCFFGTLDSTTTCNHLLVIPIGHGLSTRSDSNILYPMGDVIFYPSEYCVIICFNSSDITHVACWVYFTIVTFGNFLEIIDGTETTLQIRRSWAP